From one Ignavibacteria bacterium genomic stretch:
- the bcrC gene encoding benzoyl-CoA reductase subunit C, which produces MIEQIYFGSNHKKCTMEHLDNILDYCERTAFDLNFTRAKDWKKAGKDRLLVGYLPIYVPREMIHAANGMAVGIMGAGDRKQIIKGDAYYQSYICHMPRGIIEMALDTNLHDIDGFLFPAICDCIRNLSGMFKLSKKGSFQRYFDYPQNFDSHIGGIFYRQEMEKVLDDMKSVNGVEASTESLNAAIGLYNTNRRLIEEIYAVRQQYPWRLSAVETYYILRAGIVMPVEEHNEILKQVLEHISSERGEPMDNIRVVVTGSFCEQPPIGLIKSIEMAGCYIVDDDFMLGSRWIQGDIDDTTDDPLTALTEAYIHQSTFSSAYYDVGNPKGKRLVSLARQRNADGVIFCAASFCDPALLDRPQMQKECDDAGLPHINFQFHENTGQFKVIKEQAGTFSDSIKLWV; this is translated from the coding sequence CATAAAAAGTGCACCATGGAACACCTTGACAATATTCTTGACTACTGCGAGCGGACAGCATTCGACCTGAACTTCACCAGGGCAAAAGACTGGAAGAAGGCCGGTAAAGATAGGCTGCTGGTAGGGTATTTACCAATTTACGTACCACGTGAGATGATTCATGCTGCCAACGGTATGGCTGTTGGAATCATGGGTGCGGGCGACAGGAAGCAGATCATCAAGGGAGATGCTTACTACCAGTCCTACATCTGCCACATGCCCCGCGGAATTATCGAAATGGCATTGGATACCAACCTGCATGACATAGACGGGTTCTTGTTCCCTGCCATCTGCGACTGTATCCGAAACCTTTCAGGCATGTTTAAACTGTCGAAAAAAGGAAGTTTCCAGCGATACTTCGATTATCCGCAGAACTTTGATTCTCACATTGGGGGCATATTCTATCGTCAGGAAATGGAGAAGGTACTTGACGACATGAAGAGTGTGAACGGCGTTGAAGCATCCACCGAGAGTTTGAACGCTGCCATCGGTTTGTATAATACAAACCGCAGACTGATTGAAGAAATATATGCTGTCAGACAGCAGTACCCGTGGCGCTTGTCTGCTGTTGAGACCTACTATATCCTACGTGCCGGTATCGTGATGCCGGTAGAAGAACACAACGAAATCCTAAAACAGGTTCTTGAACATATCAGCAGCGAACGCGGTGAACCCATGGACAATATCCGCGTGGTGGTCACCGGATCGTTTTGCGAGCAGCCTCCAATCGGCCTCATTAAATCAATCGAAATGGCCGGCTGTTATATTGTTGACGACGATTTCATGCTTGGCTCACGATGGATACAAGGTGATATTGACGACACGACCGACGATCCGCTGACAGCTCTCACGGAAGCCTATATTCACCAGAGCACCTTCTCCTCAGCGTATTACGATGTTGGCAATCCCAAGGGCAAACGGCTTGTATCACTTGCCAGGCAGCGGAATGCCGATGGTGTGATCTTCTGTGCAGCAAGCTTCTGCGATCCCGCACTACTGGACAGACCTCAGATGCAGAAAGAATGCGATGACGCCGGGCTGCCGCACATCAACTTCCAGTTCCACGAGAATACCGGACAATTCAAAGTCATTAAAGAACAGGCCGGAACCTTCTCGGACTCTATTAAACTTTGGGTTTAG